Genomic window (Argopecten irradians isolate NY chromosome 2, Ai_NY, whole genome shotgun sequence):
atgctaccattgcattatgggtgctatcccatgcttggtttcagagaagaagtcgtttatatggaaatagccaaattgaccccttttggccccgcctctcaggcccctggggggtcagccccatcatttgtacaattttcagttagtagcccataaggatgctaccagtcaaattttgttgaaatccgaccagcggttatggagaagaagtcgattgttgacggacggacggacggacggacgacggacgacggacgacggacgccacggtatggcataagctcaccttggtccttcggaccaggtgagctaaaaacgacAAAAATATGTAAGTCTTTGTTCATTCTTATTATCATAACCTATTAAGgcatttttgtatttataatgacTTTATTCTGCATAGTTTCATATCCTAATTCATAATGAGCTTGACTCCAGTCAATGTAACAATCTGTATTAATGAACCAATTaggtctttatatatatatgtttattttgttatcatatttgttttaacagCAGGTTAACTGATTGGTAAGAAATCATTGCTAAAGACAGAAACGACATTAACTCTACTCTCTAagggaaaatgaaagtagaattcCCACTCCCTGTTTTGATACTGATCATTGATGTTGATGCATCCAGTGATTTTCTTACTTCTTactattaaatatgtatattttagaaaattcttctttatttgggaaaatatttacataaaatttggaaaatatagcaaaaattcTCTAGAGGAAGGGACCTTTATTCAGTCCCAAATGTATCTTAAAAAAATCACTGGCATCATAATCGCTTAATCGATATTGGTTGTCTTTTCGATTAGACAGCGATTGTAATCGATCATCAGGACAGCACTATtgggagtatgaatgccaactggacattGGCATTTTCAACATGATGCCCTAGCATGCTTTAATAAATTTGCTGTTGTCCAGTTGACATTCATACTCTAATATTTGCTAATTGATTGCAAATTAATATGGAAATTTACATTTGATGGCAATTTTATAACATGAGGCCCAAGGGcctaaacggtcatctgactaccttggcaataatcaataattggtagtcatcttcgatttgggatcaaccagagatgtaacaagaCTTTGttgagaccatgtcaggatcatttcatgcaagtttcagccaaattgcaccggtagaacttgagaagaagttcaaaatgtgttttcatgatGGCGGCTGTGCTGGCCCTCTTGGATTTCGAaacgacccgaaaaataacaaaactttgtcgggaccatgtcatgatcatttcatgcaagtttcagctaaattgcaccggtagaacttgagaagaagttcaaaatgtgttttcatgatGGCGGCTGTGCTGGCCCTCTTGGATTTCGAaacgacccgaaaaataacaaaactttgtcgggaccatgtcatgatcatttcatgcaagtttcagctaaatcccactggtagatcttgagaagaagttaaaaatgtgggTTTgcagtaaaaatgaaaatattatattatggtaacacttatatacatatttatcaataacatacaatcttgatattttgttatgttaCATAAACTTACTGTTATTATAAAGTGGACATTTTGAACTGAAATAGACAGGTTCTGAGGATACAGGAATGGTTTGTTGCTTTCAAGTGTCACATTTCTGGGGAACATGAAAAACAGCAGGAGTCCCGCAGCTGTGAGACATAGGAACACAGCCAGACATACATACAGGTACctgtaattaaaatacatacatatacaaagaAATACAATGTAGTAGATCAGTCAAACCAGATCTGTTGATagcaatatcatatatattaattgccttttgattttaatttacattatacaatgaggcaataaatatattttaaagtcATACTTCTAATTATAACTTGATTTGTTAGTCtgttttaatttgattaaattacatatatcttgatatactcacgtcctcctCGGTTTTAATCTTTTGTCTTTTAGCGGTATCAATGCCACCAGTTGGCCCTCTTGTTCTACAGCAATATAAAACCAACCAAATATAACAACATACACATGCTCAGGTCAAATTGACCCCATATATAAAACATCTCTCAATCAGAATGTCCATGTCCAGTTTGTATCCTTTTGGGCCAGTAAACATATGCTTTTAAAATAAAGGAAGATTTTTTAATTCtatgattttcaaaatttttgatgTCCTCAAGTCCATTCTTTACCCTtaattttcaatacattttgcATTCAGTGTAAATTGTCATTCTAAAGTCAATTTTAAAGCATCTTGCTACATTATTGGAGGAAAATTATGTATGAATTAACACTTTCTGGATAGAAAACATATGgtaaaactttatatatatatattgtctatTGTCTATATTGGTACTAGCAAATAGTGGACATAACAATAGGatgaatatgtatattttaacaGGGTTTGTGCTGGGATTTCTCTAATGGGATTATTTTCAGATACAATGGGGTCCATCATTTGAATAGACTTTGAGAAAAAAAGTGAGgcccttttcatttttaatagaGTAAAAAGGATAGGGGTGGCATACTTTATTACCCTAACAGGAAATTTCTTGTAGTTGTAACATCACTATATTAAAGCATCAATCTTGATGAAAACAAGTACAGGGCATCCAGTTGACCCTTGACTTTTGCAGATTCAGAAGTCAATGGATATcacaatttctcagaaatctgaagagtcaaagcatatgacaaatagacacATATTTCAAACTTAAGAGTCAAATCTGATTTTGGGAGTCAAAAACATACTCTCAATGGTCTTCTGGATGCCCTGAAgcattataaatgtatattgtacatgtcaATGAATACAAATGTGCATTTACCTCTACTAGATGGAGCCAAATGTTTGTATTGTGACATCATAGTTATCTTGAGGTAATATTTAGGAATACAGTTCAATCAATGACATCTGAACGagttagttgtttgttactCTGCTCTCGTACATGATTTCTACAGGGGATATTGTGTCATGATCCTGTGTTAGCTGTAAGAGAGTATGTGTATATCTCTCTATGTGTACCTGTCGTGAACATTATGTCATTGTATCGGGCTCCTGTGTTGTGTTCCATCATTTTATTGGTCAATTgtgcatgtacaatgtattaatatTGTTATTGTCGGATATAGAGGGGTATTAGTTCTTTCCATTTCAGGACAGTGTACTGAATTAAAGATTAAGTTCCTGTGCCAGATAGGTTTTAGAGGTGTGTAGTGGTAGTCAGGGCGGTGCATATTTGTGGTTAGTACGATAGAGTTTTAGATGGGGTATGATGGGTTTGGCAGGtatcattttgtaaatgtatatgtttaacTGTCATTATTGTTGGGTCCAATATATATTGTCTAGTAAAACCTTTCAATTTGTTTCTGTAAATGAATAATGTTACATGTCGCATGTCTCTGCCTAGAATTTCCCTTCTATGACAAAAAAACAAGCATAAAACGGTTAACCCCATGGAACCAGCTGGGTTGACACACACACAGGCACACGTAGGGTGTCGGGTGTAGTTTGTCTGTGCCCTTTTACACATTTCgggaaaacattttaattgtaaatgtttatgatattttgatacaaggTCGTAGACGATCATCTATGCAAATCTATAGATATAACCTGCTTACTATCTAGATTTTTCAATAGTTATTCTACGCATTTTAATATGAAGAGGTTGCGCGAACTTGTATGACACGCCCAAATCACGTTTGTATGACACGCCCAAATCACGTTAGGCCTTGCACTTGTATCGGTATCATTCATGATCACTAGTACTTCTGCACTGTTTTTCTACTGTTATTTACCTTTCGGTATGCTTCCATTGCCTCTGCATGTTGGACAGGGCACACTTCCCCGTAATAACTCGGTGTAAGTGTTTGTGTCTATATCTCTACCATCAGAAACTCGAGATGAATTGAGAATTAATTCATTGGTCGATCGAATGTTGTCGTTTTCACGAGGCGGAGGCACGTGATGTCCGTTTGTCACGGCGCCTGGTCTGTAGGAATCTCCTGAGTACTCTCCTGAGTCGTCTGTATCGTTAACAAGTTTGTCATGATCACTATCGTTAGATCTGTCTATTCTCATCATTGTAAAACCGTAATACAAACGTACAAATATCAATGGAAATAGAAGTTTCCCGTCTCCGCTACGGCGTATCCTCCATATTGTAAATAGAGCATTAAAAATATTGCTGATTGTACCACAAAAGCggaacaatatataaaatagattGTCATATTTGCctatttatttgtgatttattgacttgaaataaaaataaaacatatttcatggttatttaaataaaatattaatatatattggtaaattttaattaatgattatttttttatcacatttctttttgcatgaaataaaattttaaatttatatcaacCACCCTGGTTATAAAATTCCATTTCCGGTTCCGACATAAACAAAACGTGAGGATGAGCATTGATGGGAGAGcatttgcaaacaaatttgTCGTTTATGACGGTAAACCTCTTGTCGGCGAAGGAGGAAAGGTAATATTAATGATGGTTTTACATTTATTATTGCAAATAGGATGACATTGCAACAGGAGAGATAAAACCGTGTTTTCCCATCTGCAACACAGCTAAAACGTACTTGTGCCTGCAACTAAAGAAGGGAAACAACCCCAAAAAATGTCCATTGGGCTAGTTTTGGCTGGGGCGATCATCGGCGATCAGGTGGTCCAGTCGGTATAGTATCTGAATATTGTTTTGAGGTCCGGAGTTAAAACCTCGCTCCATCCGCCACTTTTTCTCCTTACCTGATACAagtagcctgagatactctggccctgacagcaggcttagacattatgacatatagctgtctggtttagggccagagcgcactgCTATATCAAAACGTGGAATAAGCCAACACTGTTTGGTATCGGGTCAGGTCATCTCCAtttcagactgaccaccgagaagcaccactaaccttagtctattcaacaaattaatattattattatatctacccaaatatagtaATCTGTTAAGATTAATGGtgatttgcatactacgagAAAATGGTGACGATGAAGAAGGAAATTTAAAAttgcggaaaagaaactactgtgttgacacaatagaatGTGCATGCGTGAAgaaatggatggctatgagtagataaattattcggTTGTTTAAAAGACCAAGGTATGTGGCAATTCTCGttagtaatattttgtaagtagtctTAATTGGAGATGACCTGGCTCGATACCAAACGGTTTGATATAGCAGtacgctctggccctaaaccagacatctatctgtcataattgtctaagtctggtgtcagggccagagtatctcaggctaacAGGTTGACAAGCATTAACTTCATGTATGCAGcagcatacatgtacagtacatgtaatatgtgaACTTGGGAGTTGTGTATTCAAGGGCGAAGACAAGGAGAAAGATAAGAGGAATGTAGCAGGTTGATCAATAGTGACCAGGTACTAGGTATACGCACATGTATAGCTCGGTCAATAGAGCATCCCGGTTATAATTGTTCGGAGATTCTAGCCGGGTTCGAGTTACAGtgtggccgctacattttcttgTCTCCTAGCTGTTACGAAATTGCCAAGCTTGCCAACCTCTGTTTCAAGCATTGTGAGTAAGCTTAAGTGGGGGATATGCACACTTTTGAGTTGTGGTGTCTCTGTGGGCAAAGACTTGAAGTAATGAGGGAAGAATATAATGGAATTGAGATCAGGTACAATTTTAGATTTCAGAGGTCCAGGGTTTGAACCCAGGTCTTgccactacattttcttctctccttactgttacacacatgtacatgtgtattccgaatttgcatattacagagttatctgcacttgcgggtaggtattgattgtgacgtcgtgtgtttgcgagcgtaaggTCATAAGTTTCGGAGAAAATAACgcgaattgcgctcacaaaataatgacgtaacaatcgatacctacccacaagggagctaactctgtaatatgcaaagacggaatagtgaCTTGGTGGTATTAAGTAATATTGCACAATTTTATTTCGAATATAATTATTAAAGAAATTAATTACACAAAAGCAAAACTTTTACTGTTAAATTGACGCTGATGATAAATTCTAATATcttctataaataaataatgaaaaaacatGCAGTTGTCCACTTAACGGATACTTTTATTTACCAACAGTTATTGGCTGGGCATGAAGAGCTGCTACAACCTCATATAGACAGATTGCTAAAGAAATTGTACACTGGCCTCAATGACGACACAGATACAAACTACTCCATGTACACTGGCATTGGGGGTAAGTTTAAATCCCTTTGCTAGATTCAAGAGATGTCTTTTGAaccagatgtacatgtactgtatataaaaagatTGAAAGGGCATGTTTGCTAAATATTGAAAAACacatattgcatatatatagaGTGCGCATAGTGAGGCTTAGTTACCTGGGATATATAGAGCCTTTATTGATATTCAGTGCAGATGTCattaatgtacaatatacacataTGAGATGGAGTGACTCAATTTTGATACATCCAAGGACCCAGTTATAAAGCTCCAAGtcatatgataaaaagtatttttttttatgcaGTCTGAAGGTGAAAAATAAGGGAAATATGACACCTTTTTTATGGCACAGTTCATTTATCTTACCTTCAAGATAACATAGATTAACCTATTAACTTACCCAAGTAGAATATCAGGTGTTAGTGACAAATAGAATATCAGGTGTTAGTGACAAGTAGAATATCAGGTGTTAGTGACAAGTAGAATATCAGGTGTTAGTGACAAGTAGAATATCAGGTGTTAGTGACAAGTAGAATATCAGGTGTTAGTGACAAGTCAGGTGTTAGTGACAAGTAGAATATCAGGTGTTAGTGACAAGTAGAATATCAGGTGTTAGTGACAAGTAGAATATCAGGTGTTAGTGACAAGTAGAATATCAGGTGTTAGTGACAAGTAGAATATCAGGTGTTAGTGACAAGTAGAATATCAGGTGTTAGTGACAAGTAGAATATCAGGTGTTAGTGACTGTAAGAATTATGACTTTATAAGCTAGCTGGGATctttaaagtaataaataagGAAAATGTAATGTCTTGTCACTTTTGTAGAAATGATAACTTCTTACAAGTTCAAGttttagtggtagaatgtttgaTAATTGTCTTTTATTGGCAAATCAGTAAATAATTCAATGTTGATGTAAAGTAATTTTTATCTGGGGATAAGATTGACATTAGGTACCTGGTGTAGTTAGCATGTTTGTTAGTGCTAGACTTCTAACATTTTAAATGCATGTGTGGCCTAGTTAAAATGTCAGTTGTATGACTGATGGCAACATATTTGAGAACAATAAGATTAAATACTTGTTCGAGGTTTTCAAAGTTTACAAGGTTACTATGCCCTATTAttttctacatacatgtacttgctGGTGTGATCCATATTTGATATACTGAATGGGACTTTAGACATTTTGTCTTTTGTTGTGTTGGATTCTGTATTAAAGACTGTACTTTTACAATCTTGATAAGTATTAAATGAACACA
Coding sequences:
- the LOC138314703 gene encoding transmembrane protein 106B-like → MMRIDRSNDSDHDKLVNDTDDSGEYSGDSYRPGAVTNGHHVPPPRENDNIRSTNELILNSSRVSDGRDIDTNTYTELLRGSVPCPTCRGNGSIPKEQEGQLVALIPLKDKRLKPRRTYLYVCLAVFLCLTAAGLLLFFMFPRNVTLESNKPFLYPQNLSISVQNVHFIITNPINITNQNYFPVKVNSVEMSVLFRTKVITTSYNKNTTTVPIRDTVSSSVNAKLKFNELNEFGYMAILCNDSNAWFHEFVMVFDFTVSYSYLGHTEMTSLTTYQSVSCGNDTAPVISTPKPHPLITTELTSTEAATTEKTTKSLTNVGR